Part of the Lolium rigidum isolate FL_2022 chromosome 6, APGP_CSIRO_Lrig_0.1, whole genome shotgun sequence genome, CTGAAGCAGGTGCACCCCGACATCGGCATCTCCTCCAAGGCCATGTCCATCATGAACTCCTTCATCAACGACATATTTGAGAAGCTCGCCGGCGAGTCCGCCAAGCTGGCGCGGTACAACAAGAAGCccaccatcacctccagggagatCCAGACCTCGGTGCGCCTCGTCCTCCCCGGCGAGCTCGCCAAGCACGCCGTCTCTGAGGGCACCAAGGCCGTCACCAAGTTCACCTCCGCCTAGACTGGTCTTGGTTACTCCTAGAGTCCCCGGTTTCGTCTGATGGGTTCACTGTCGGTTTCAGTTGTACCGTGTAGTTAGCTGTTCGTAGTTTTTTTTCTGGATTTGGTCGTATTGTAAGTGTGCTCGTTGTGGCAACACCACTGTTTTTCCGATCTGAAGAAATAGTAATGTTGGCGCATCACTCTGAATCATGCCTGTATCTCTCTTGATCTGCAGAAATAGTAATACTCATGATGTTTCTGTGTGCGATTGGGTCGTGGGTTGAACTGTGTTAAGTCTCTTTTTGATCCATGTCGTCTCCAGTTTTTCAGAAATGTTGGTATGCTTTTGCATTTGCAGTGCATAACTGACGACATGGTGCTATATAGTCCGTCATTTGGGGCAGCTTCAGTCGCGATTTTGCTCTTTGAGTAGCCAAAGAGATTTCGTATTTCTTGTGTAATAATCTGCTAAGCTATATAGGTTAGCAAATGGAGATTTGGTTCCGTTATAATGGTTCATCCCACAATGCACCAAATCAACGCTGTAACTTTTGATGTTTAATTTTAGAGATAGTGGTTGCCATCCATGCCAACATGCCAAGAGCACTCTTTGGAGTTCTATAAACTGAGTTCCCTTGAGGTTCTGTAGACCTGTTAAGAACTTGGTTACTGTCCGCTGTTCTTGCAGGAATTAAGCTGACCTTTATATTACTTCCTCCATTCTAAAATAAAGTTGAAGTTCAAGTTTCGTACCAAGTCAAAGAAAaaattaagtttgaccaagtttcacCTCTGCCTAGACTGGTCTTGGTTTCTCCTAGATTCCCCCAATTTCGTCTGGGTTCACTGTCGGGTTCAGGTTTCAGTTGTACCATGTAGTTTAGCTGTTCGTAGTTTTTCTGGAGTTGGTCCTATTGTAAGAAGTGTGCTGGTTCTGGCAACAACACTGCTTTCCCGATCTGAAGAAATAGTAATGTTGACGCATCACTCTTAATCGTGCCTGTATCTGTCTTGATCTGCAGAAATAGTAATACTCATGATCTTTCTGTGTGCGATTGGGCCGTGGGTTGAACTGTGTTAAAGTCTGTTTTTGATCCATGTCGCATGTTCATATACGTTTTGATCCATGTCGTCTGGAGTTTTTCAGAAATGTTGCTCTGCTTTTGCATTTATTTTTGTATGTTCGCTACCCTGAAGAATCTATGCTTGGTGAGAGAGGATGATGCAGGTGCATAACTGACGACATGGTGCTATATAGTTGGTCATTTGGGGCAGCTTCAGTCACGGTTTTGCTCTTTGAGTAGCCAAAGAGATTTCGTATTTCTTGTGTAATACTCTTCTAAGCTATATAGGTTAGCAAATGGAGATTCGGTTCCGTTGTAATGGTTCATCCCACAATGCACCAAACCGACGCTGTAACTTAGAGATAGAGGTTGCCATCCATACCAACATGCCAAGAACACTCTTTGGAGTTCGATAAACTGAGTTCCCTTGAGGTTCTGTAGGCCTGTTTAGAACTTGGTTACTGTCCCATGTTCGTGCAGGAATTAAGCTGACCTTTATATTACTTCTTCCATTCTAAATAAACTTGAAGTTCTAGTTTCGTACCAAGAAAataaaagtttgaccaagtttatgcaAATGTGCTTATACATCATTAGATACTTTCAGTAAGAAATTATATTTTAGGATAGATCTAATGAAAAGAAAGTGAATCACTGTCATAAA contains:
- the LOC124662024 gene encoding histone H2B.1, whose protein sequence is MAPKAEKKPAAKKPVEEEPAAEKAEKTPAGKKPKAEKRLPAGKSASKEGGEKKGKKKAKKSVETYKIYIFKVLKQVHPDIGISSKAMSIMNSFINDIFEKLAGESAKLARYNKKPTITSREIQTSVRLVLPGELAKHAVSEGTKAVTKFTSA